DNA from Homo sapiens chromosome 1, GRCh38.p14 Primary Assembly:
TTTCAACTCTACTTCCCTGCCGTTCTGGTGTCCATGAGTATTGGGGCAACCCCCTGAACAAGAAAACCCCATAAACTTACCTGCCTGCCTTAACTCCTCCCTTGAGGTTTGAGGTAAACTACTTTCCACCAATCTTCTCACCCTACCCCCAGAAGACCACTCATTAAAGCACCACTAAAGGGACGACATTTATTCCTTTTCCAAATGTTACAGTAAAACCAGGTGGAAGAGAATGGTTTTagcagttagaaaaaaaaaaaaagtacaaatctgGGGTTTGGCCATTAAAAGTTATTTACAACagtgggagaaaaaaagacaagaagttGTTTCACATTACagacctccccccaccccaaagccTAATACTTGCTTACCAAGTCAAAAAAGAGACACAGTTGATTCACAGGCTGGAGGTTTGAACTTGAGTAAGACATTTATAAAAACCTAGACGGGGCAGTGTCCTCCCCAGCCCAGGTGCCACTAGGCACAGCACAAGAGACTAAAAACAACAGGGGAAGGCTGGACACTCAAGGTTTGGGAGTATAAGCACCCCACTTCTGGCTCAGGGATTTGGGGAGTAGGGTAAACAAAACCTACTTGGAAAAGAATTGGGGAAGAAAACCAACAACTGCCTTATgcaggggtggggacagggaaggAGGTAGGGCCAGGGACAGGAGCATTTCACATCACTAACCTAACTTGGGAAGCTGTAAGGGACCATCTTCAACTGGCCTTAAGAGGAGAACCAGATGGCTGATGGGAGAATCcacaggagggagaggaggaaagggaacGTGGCTGGGAGGAGGCAATAGCCCCTTCCTTTCTGGGCACAGGAAGGCAGCCAGGGCACCAGGTCCAGGCAGTGACCTCACAAGGACAGCACAGTTTTTGCAGCTTAGAGATCACCCACCTGCCCCTACCTAGCTACTCATTCTGCTCAGCGCTGGCTGGTGTAGGGCCACTCTCCGGCCCCGAGGGAGTGGATGGCTCTGTAGCCTGGGGCCCTGCCTCTTCTTCTGAGGCTGCACTAGCCTCTGCCCCCTTGGCCTGGGGTTCCTGGCTCTCAGGGGTGGCTGCGGCCTTCCCTTCCTGAGCAGTGCCCTCGTCGCTGCAGGCACCGATCTCCCCCTGCTCCTGCTCTTCCTCTGTGGGtgaggaggcagaagaatcaccccCACCCTCCTTCCGATTTCTCTTGAAGGACAGGCCGCTCAATTTGAAAGGCTTCTTGAAagagaatttcttcttcttcttggggGTCTCCTTGGGGGGGACCTCCCCCTTGGCCTCAGCACCCTGGCTAGGGGGTGCTGGCTCGATGGCATCGCCAGTGGCCCCGGCTGCCTCATCTGTTCCGTTCACAGGGGGCGACTCCCCTTCACCCTTGGGGGATAAGTCTCCATTGCTTTTCACGTGGCCATTCTCCTGCAGGGCAGAGGGAATAGCAATGAGGGCAGgggctccccctcccccagcccgcTTCTGATCCCTTCTAGAGGAAGGGGTCCTCGATTCGATTCTACTGCAACCCGAAAGTCTGGCTTCAGCCTCACCCACACCCAGGATCCCGTCAAACACCTCCCTCTCGCCCCTCACGGGCGCGCGGGGAGCGAGCGCGCAGAGGGCGCGACCGGCAGGAGGCGCTGGGGTCCCGTGGCCCCCACCCCCGTCCCCCGGGGCGCGCTCTCTATTCCGCGCGGAACCGCTCCGGATCTGCTGTGCGGATCCCGGGCAGGCGGGCGAGCCGCTCTAGGCGACATTGGGCGGGAAGCCGCCCCGGGGCGCTGTCTCTCTGCACCTGGACGGCCTATTTTCCCAGCCTCCCGCTTTGTGTAAGtggcccccacccaccccaggctCTCCCGCATCTCGGctcccccttaaaaaaaaaaagaccgtgGGCCACCGAGGTCGGGTCGGCGGGTGGAGTGCGCTCCCCGCCGGGCCCCAGCTCCGCGGCCCCTGGGCGCCCCCTTGGCGTGGCCCAGCAGCGCCTTTGTTCCCCGCGCGGCACTCGGGGCGGCCGGGGGGCAGCGCCGGGGACCGGGGCCGCGAACAAAGAAGGCGGCAGGGCCCGGCCggcgccccctccccgcccctcccctcgCTTCGCCCGCGGGGGCTGCGGCGCCGAGAACAAAGGGAccgggcgggggagggggcgcCGCGTGTCCCGGGCCGGACAAAGCGcgcggccccggccccggccccgggcCCTAGAAGGGGCGAGGTGcgagaggaggggctggggccggCCGGGCCAAGCGTACCCACCTGGCCGTTGGCCTTCGCGGGGGAAGCGCCTGCTGCCTCCTCGGCGGTCACGTCGCCCCGGGGAGCCTTGGAGCTCTGGCTGCCCATGATGGGGGTCTGCTGGGGGGCGCTTGGAGCCGCCCCGGGCTCGCGCCGCAGGGGATAGTACGGCGGGGTCGGCCCGGCCGGCGGAGGGGTGGGGCTGGCGCCCGAGGGGGAGGGGTGCCGGGGGAAGCCGAGCTGCACCTCCGCTCCGCGGCCGACCCGCTAGCTGCGCCCGCCGCCGCTCCGCTCCGCGCCAGAatgccgcccgccgcccgccgagCTGCCTATATATAAGCGCCCGGAGCTCGGGGCGGGGCCGGACATTTAAATGCGCGCCCAATCGAGGGGCGGAGGCGGGGTTGGCTCGCAGGCCCCACTTGCGCAGCAGGCGACGCTGGCGGTCGggtaccccccaccccacccgaATCCCAGGGGCAGGTAGAGTCCGGTGTGGGCAGGAGCGAGGCCAGTCCTCCCGCGAgctgggcggggcggggcggggggcctGGAGGAAGGAGACGGGCAGTCATTCCATCCTCTCCGCTCCACCTCTCCGGTGGGCGCCCCCGCAGCCTGGAGCGGCCCCCAACGCCTTGGTCCTGCAGCCGCTGGCAGTCTCCCGCTTGAACCCTTCGAAGGGCTCACACGACCAGGCTCGTCAGATGGCTGGTCCTGAATTATACTCTAGAAATGTGGTCATAGAAGCTGCAGGGCCCCTGCGCTGGGCTCGGCACCCGCTCCGGCCTGGAGAGCGGTCAGAGGTCCCACCCAcgtccctgcctgcctgccatgGCCAGCCGGGGAGCGGAGGGCTCTGCCTTGCCTCGGGGTCACTCTGGTCGGACTAGTGAGGCCTTTCCCTCATTCCTCCTTTCAGTCCCTTGGTGGCCAGTCATTCTGAGTGGGGACAGACAGATTCGCCTTGAGcccctcctgccctcagcctggaCCCACTGCAAAGTCCCACGTGGGGGACTTTGTGACCTTGAAGGGCATCTCCATCCCCATTGAAAGGCCAAGGCTCAGAGGCATTGACAACCTGTCTGACTTGGCTCTGGTCCTTCCTCTTTACCTCCACACACAACTCTGCTCCCCTACATCAGGGTGCCCCAGGCCGGCAGAGGAACCCCAGCTGGGGACTCAACAAACCTCAAAACACCCCAGTTTCTGAAGGGGAGGGATAGGATGCTACCAAGGGTCCCTTCAAGGGACAGCCCCTTGAGGACAGCCCTCAAAGCTGCCCAGCCCAGCTTCCCACCCTGCCTGAGAGCAAGGGAGCCCGGAGGTGCTCCGGGCTGGAGACTCCCTAGCTTTGGTCCTCTGCCACCTCTCCTTCTGCTGGCCTGGATAGGCTGGTGGGAACCCCAGAATCCTGGCCGGCCCCGGATGTCTGTGTCCGGCTGCCAGCCCTCAGCCCCCAGGAGGAAAGGGATGGGGGCTGGAAGGAAGCAAAGTGTTGCAAATGCAAGGCTGTGTCCCAGCCAGCTCAGCAagtccctcccctccctcctacGGTGAAGCCTCCTGGGAGGCCTGAGGCTGTGAAGTGTGGAGACACCCCAGGGCCTGAGAAATTGGGAACTCCCCAGAGATCTGACCACAGAGGGGCGGGGAGGGCTGAGGTGGCTTCTGCATTCTGCACTCACTCCTGTAtcctccatccccacccccaccctgagaCTACAGAATACCCTCAGCTATCTCAGCTTcacttgccccccacccccgccccattTCACAGA
Protein-coding regions in this window:
- the MARCKSL1 gene encoding MARCKS-related protein, whose amino-acid sequence is MGSQSSKAPRGDVTAEEAAGASPAKANGQENGHVKSNGDLSPKGEGESPPVNGTDEAAGATGDAIEPAPPSQGAEAKGEVPPKETPKKKKKFSFKKPFKLSGLSFKRNRKEGGGDSSASSPTEEEQEQGEIGACSDEGTAQEGKAAATPESQEPQAKGAEASAASEEEAGPQATEPSTPSGPESGPTPASAEQNE